The following proteins come from a genomic window of Deltaproteobacteria bacterium IMCC39524:
- the hemW gene encoding radical SAM family heme chaperone HemW: MAGLYLHIPFCSHKCPYCDFFSIASTDILLETYPSLLIRHLNWASSREQPGPFETIYFGGGTPSLLPPAVIADILQAVQQTFGITHDAEITFEANPGTVSEQRLAGYRQAGINRLSLGLQTCNANHLANLGRLHNRQEGLDAFSQARDVGFDNISLDLMFALPGQTTTELEEDLHSFLELSPEHLSCYGLTAEPETPFHRKVTSGEMILPDEDFYADTFMLVHKRLSEAGYEHYEIANYALKGRACRHNLGYWQRQSYLGIGPGAHSFCARHWGSRSEVPPDLAAYQHALVNAREPTQHLEVFDQESALRETIYLALRTRNGISDSELQQRFGCTLLEAFPEAVAASAPWLTCNNGRWTFTPAGWLLFDRLILPFL; this comes from the coding sequence ATGGCCGGTCTTTACCTGCATATTCCCTTCTGTAGTCACAAGTGCCCCTACTGCGATTTTTTTTCCATAGCCTCAACAGACATTCTGCTAGAAACCTACCCGAGCCTCCTGATCAGGCACCTCAACTGGGCATCAAGCCGCGAACAACCAGGCCCCTTTGAGACGATCTATTTCGGTGGAGGCACCCCCTCGCTTTTACCTCCTGCAGTGATAGCCGACATTCTTCAGGCGGTCCAACAAACCTTCGGCATAACCCATGATGCCGAGATCACCTTTGAAGCCAACCCCGGCACGGTTTCAGAGCAAAGACTGGCGGGTTATCGTCAGGCGGGCATCAACCGCCTCTCCCTCGGCCTGCAAACCTGCAACGCCAACCACCTAGCCAATCTGGGCCGTCTGCACAACCGGCAAGAGGGGCTCGATGCTTTCAGCCAAGCACGCGATGTTGGTTTTGACAACATCTCTCTTGATCTGATGTTTGCCCTCCCCGGACAAACCACCACCGAACTCGAAGAAGATTTGCACAGCTTCCTGGAATTGAGCCCTGAGCATCTTTCTTGTTACGGCCTGACAGCCGAGCCCGAGACGCCCTTCCATCGGAAAGTGACGTCAGGAGAGATGATCCTGCCCGACGAAGACTTTTACGCCGACACCTTTATGCTGGTTCACAAACGACTGTCTGAAGCTGGTTACGAACACTACGAAATCGCCAACTATGCGCTGAAAGGCCGGGCCTGTCGCCACAACCTCGGCTACTGGCAGCGGCAGTCCTACCTCGGCATAGGTCCCGGAGCACACTCTTTTTGTGCGCGCCATTGGGGCAGCCGCAGTGAAGTGCCTCCCGACCTGGCTGCGTACCAGCACGCTCTGGTTAACGCCAGAGAACCAACACAACACCTTGAAGTATTTGATCAAGAATCGGCATTACGTGAAACGATTTATCTTGCCCTTCGAACACGTAACGGCATCAGTGATTCAGAACTCCAACAGCGCTTCGGTTGCACCTTGCTAGAAGCTTTTCCAGAAGCGGTTGCGGCCAGTGCACCATGGTTAACCTGCAACAATGGCCGCTGGACCTTCACACCGGCGGGATGGCTCCTTTTTGACCGTCTGATTCTGCCTTTCCTCTAA
- a CDS encoding Na(+)/H(+) antiporter subunit D — MINALPPAMILILGGLLIPLFKGRTRQALLLLLPVISFINLLQLSHGSYWIYPFLSDQVILARVDKLSLIFGYIFHLVAFLSALYALHVDDAIQNVAGTVYAGAAIGAVFAGDMFTLFVFWEMLTISATFLILARRTERALGAGFRYFMVHVAGGLCLLAGIIMHVSQTGSAAFDLIGLGTTASWLIFVGIGVNCAWPFLHPWLTDAYPEATITGTIFLSAFTTKTAIYALARAFPGTEELIFIGGAMAAFPIFYAVIENDLRRVLAYSLINQVGFMVVGIGIGTALSINGAVAHAFNDLLFKGLLFMTMGAVMYRTGKINATDLGGLYKSMPWTCGFCIVGAASISAFPLFSGFVSKSMVMEAAAHGDMRWLWFILLFASAGVFHHAGIKIPFFAFFSHDSGIRCKEAPPHMLLAMGISAILCILIGCFPQYLYSILPYATDYQPYSISHVLAQSQLLIFSALAFTLLLLAGIYPAEIRSVNVDADWIYRKGGRQIYRFCNWAFNGINNWADRIFVQQFTKLLAQFFEEPGGNLQKYGYRLWVEGSGITDDQEHVTKQIDSRSRSAAYPVGVGVLLAVVILALASLLLYLR, encoded by the coding sequence ATGATTAATGCGTTGCCGCCAGCAATGATTCTGATTCTCGGTGGGCTTCTGATCCCGCTTTTCAAGGGCCGCACCCGGCAAGCGTTGTTACTGCTGCTGCCGGTGATCAGCTTTATCAACCTGCTGCAGCTATCACATGGAAGTTACTGGATCTACCCGTTTCTAAGTGACCAGGTCATCCTGGCCAGAGTTGACAAGCTGAGCCTGATCTTCGGTTATATCTTCCATCTGGTCGCTTTCCTTTCAGCACTCTATGCCCTGCACGTTGATGACGCCATACAGAATGTTGCCGGCACCGTTTACGCTGGAGCTGCCATTGGCGCCGTCTTCGCCGGTGACATGTTCACCCTCTTTGTCTTCTGGGAGATGCTCACGATCAGTGCTACGTTCCTGATCTTGGCACGCCGTACCGAGCGAGCTCTCGGGGCCGGTTTCCGCTACTTTATGGTCCACGTCGCAGGGGGCCTCTGCCTTCTGGCGGGGATCATTATGCACGTTTCACAGACCGGTTCAGCGGCCTTTGACCTGATTGGTCTGGGGACAACAGCCTCGTGGCTTATATTTGTCGGTATCGGCGTTAACTGTGCCTGGCCGTTTCTGCACCCTTGGCTGACCGATGCCTACCCCGAGGCGACCATCACCGGCACCATTTTTCTTTCGGCATTTACCACCAAGACTGCAATCTACGCTCTGGCCCGAGCCTTCCCCGGGACCGAAGAGTTGATATTCATTGGCGGGGCCATGGCGGCTTTCCCGATCTTCTACGCAGTTATTGAGAATGACCTGCGACGAGTCCTGGCCTACAGCCTGATCAACCAGGTCGGCTTCATGGTGGTTGGTATTGGTATCGGCACCGCTCTCTCAATTAACGGCGCCGTCGCTCATGCCTTCAATGATCTCCTCTTCAAGGGGCTGCTTTTTATGACCATGGGCGCGGTCATGTACCGCACCGGCAAGATCAACGCCACCGACCTCGGAGGCCTTTATAAATCAATGCCCTGGACCTGTGGTTTCTGCATCGTCGGTGCCGCCTCGATCTCGGCCTTCCCGCTCTTCTCCGGTTTCGTCAGCAAATCAATGGTCATGGAGGCCGCGGCCCACGGCGACATGCGCTGGCTCTGGTTCATCCTGCTCTTTGCTTCGGCAGGGGTCTTTCACCATGCTGGCATCAAGATCCCCTTCTTCGCCTTCTTTTCACATGATTCCGGCATCCGCTGCAAAGAAGCACCACCGCATATGCTATTGGCCATGGGCATCTCGGCAATACTCTGCATTTTGATTGGTTGTTTCCCGCAATACCTTTACAGCATACTGCCCTACGCCACTGATTATCAGCCCTACTCGATCAGTCACGTGCTGGCGCAGTCTCAGTTGCTCATCTTCTCGGCCCTTGCCTTTACCCTATTGCTGCTCGCCGGCATCTACCCGGCAGAAATTCGTTCGGTGAATGTCGACGCCGACTGGATTTACCGCAAAGGTGGTCGCCAGATTTACCGCTTCTGCAACTGGGCTTTCAACGGCATCAACAACTGGGCTGATCGTATTTTCGTCCAGCAATTTACCAAGCTACTAGCCCAGTTTTTCGAAGAACCGGGTGGCAATTTACAGAAGTATGGCTACCGCCTCTGGGTTGAAGGTAGCGGCATCACCGATGACCAGGAACACGTTACTAAACAAATCGATAGTCGTAGCCGTAGCGCGGCTTATCCGGTTGGTGTCGGAGTTCTACTCGCGGTTGTGATCCTCGCTCTGGCATCTCTGCTACTTTACCTCAGATGA
- a CDS encoding monovalent cation/H+ antiporter subunit D family protein yields MTPIVSIWPLAAILVSLLGALPILLSDRQPNLRESWTIVIALVKLTIVASLLPWILEGGSYVFTIAQVIPGVPIELRVDALGMIFALVASCLWLFTSIYSIGYMRALNEHAQTRYFASFAVAISATLGIAFAGNLLTLYLFYEVLSLSTYPLVTHKQNAEARTSGRKYLTYILGTSIGLALPAMLITYSVAGTLDFTAGGILAGKASPELLALLVVLFLFGFAKAGLMPFHGWLPAAMVAPTPVSSFLHGVAVVKAGVFAIFRVIFHILGPETLQTANLGALITYIAAVTVLVASLVALTQDSMKRRLAYSTIGQLAYMVLGAGMLSATGMLGGIMHLAMHAFGKITLFFCAGAIYVASKKKNISQMDGLGRRMPITYLAFFLGSLSIIGMPPLGGFISKWNLLLGAVEGDQLVLIVVLLVSSLLNAAYFFPIVYRGFFMPATDGEGSGIKEAPLFCLVPLSVTALVSLALFFFPDTLLQLARMALGTW; encoded by the coding sequence ATGACACCGATTGTTTCCATCTGGCCGCTGGCCGCGATCCTGGTTTCCCTGCTGGGGGCTTTGCCGATCCTTCTTTCTGATCGTCAGCCAAACCTGCGCGAAAGCTGGACCATCGTGATTGCATTGGTCAAACTGACGATCGTCGCCTCGCTCCTGCCGTGGATCCTGGAAGGCGGCAGTTATGTCTTCACCATCGCACAAGTGATCCCGGGCGTGCCGATTGAACTGCGCGTCGATGCCCTGGGAATGATCTTTGCCCTGGTGGCCTCCTGTCTCTGGCTTTTTACTTCAATTTACTCAATCGGTTATATGCGCGCGCTCAACGAGCACGCCCAGACTCGTTACTTTGCGTCATTTGCCGTGGCTATCTCAGCGACTCTCGGCATTGCCTTTGCGGGCAACCTGCTGACCCTGTACCTCTTCTACGAGGTGCTGTCACTCTCGACCTACCCATTGGTCACCCATAAACAAAACGCTGAAGCCAGAACCTCTGGCCGCAAGTACCTGACCTACATTCTCGGCACATCTATCGGTCTGGCACTGCCCGCCATGCTGATCACTTACAGCGTAGCGGGGACTCTCGATTTCACCGCCGGCGGTATACTGGCCGGCAAGGCGTCACCGGAGCTATTGGCTCTGCTGGTCGTCCTCTTTTTGTTCGGTTTTGCCAAGGCGGGCCTGATGCCGTTCCACGGTTGGCTACCGGCAGCGATGGTCGCACCGACCCCGGTCAGTTCGTTCCTGCATGGTGTCGCCGTAGTCAAGGCCGGCGTCTTCGCGATTTTCCGGGTCATCTTTCATATTCTCGGCCCAGAAACGTTGCAGACTGCCAATCTCGGCGCTCTGATTACCTATATCGCTGCGGTAACTGTGCTGGTTGCATCGCTGGTGGCGTTGACCCAGGACAGCATGAAGCGACGACTGGCCTACTCAACCATCGGTCAGCTCGCCTACATGGTCCTCGGTGCCGGTATGCTCTCAGCCACCGGCATGCTCGGCGGAATCATGCATCTGGCGATGCACGCTTTCGGCAAGATCACCCTTTTCTTTTGTGCTGGAGCAATCTATGTCGCCAGCAAAAAGAAGAATATCAGTCAGATGGATGGCTTGGGACGGCGCATGCCGATCACCTATTTGGCCTTTTTCCTTGGTTCACTGAGTATCATAGGGATGCCACCTCTGGGTGGTTTTATCAGCAAATGGAACCTGCTGCTCGGTGCCGTAGAAGGAGATCAGCTCGTCCTTATCGTTGTGCTTCTGGTCAGTTCCTTGCTCAACGCCGCCTATTTCTTCCCGATCGTCTACCGCGGTTTCTTCATGCCGGCAACGGATGGTGAAGGAAGCGGGATTAAGGAAGCTCCACTCTTCTGCTTGGTGCCACTGTCGGTGACGGCCCTTGTTTCACTGGCCTTGTTCTTCTTTCCCGACACCCTGTTGCAGCTGGCGCGCATGGCCCTTGGAACCTGGTAA
- a CDS encoding monovalent cation/H+ antiporter subunit D family protein: protein MNATNLHLFVLVVPLLSALAINLLGRRSRQWIAPMVLGSLAFSVFGSIIIMARVIEHGNLSYTVGNWRPPYGIELVVDPLSALMMVLISVVALLASFSSLKSVEQELPGREHLFFTLYMILIAGLFGLVLTGDAFNLYVLLEITSITTYGLIAMGSGRAALSSFNYIIMGSIGACFYLLGIGYIYILTGTLNMADIARILPTLNAPVATATAIAFALVGLWVKMAFFPLHSWLPNAYSQAPTGAGTMVAPLMTKVTVYLMVRVILSMYTPALVFTHEWIAQGVVWASALAIICGSVLALGQKDLRRMLTYIIVAEVGYMVGGIFLANANGLTGSILHIVNDALMTLCLFLVVAAIIYRQGSVSLVSLQGVFRRMPITMAAFTLGAFAMIGVPPTCGFFSKWYLILGGIDGGHWEFVIALVASSLINAILFFRIIELAYFGSLQDGDHHEHLSTERHEAPWWMLSPLVLTAALLIVVGLSTGPLINNVIRLMIPVGF from the coding sequence ATGAACGCAACCAATCTACATCTCTTCGTTCTGGTCGTCCCGCTCCTCTCGGCTCTGGCTATCAACCTGCTGGGCCGCAGATCCCGTCAGTGGATCGCACCGATGGTCCTCGGCTCCCTGGCCTTTTCCGTTTTCGGCTCAATTATTATTATGGCCCGTGTGATCGAGCACGGCAATCTAAGCTACACAGTCGGCAACTGGCGGCCACCCTACGGCATCGAACTGGTCGTCGATCCTTTAAGCGCCCTGATGATGGTGCTCATATCGGTTGTCGCACTGCTTGCCTCCTTCTCTTCATTGAAGAGCGTTGAACAGGAACTTCCCGGCCGGGAACATTTGTTCTTTACCCTCTACATGATCCTGATTGCCGGCCTGTTCGGCCTGGTGTTGACTGGCGACGCCTTCAACCTCTACGTCCTGCTCGAAATAACCTCAATCACCACCTACGGCCTGATCGCCATGGGCAGTGGACGGGCAGCTCTCTCAAGCTTTAATTACATTATCATGGGCTCAATCGGCGCCTGTTTCTACTTGCTTGGGATCGGCTATATCTACATCCTGACCGGAACCCTGAACATGGCCGACATCGCCCGGATCCTGCCGACCCTGAACGCTCCGGTGGCGACCGCCACAGCCATCGCTTTCGCTCTGGTCGGGTTGTGGGTCAAGATGGCCTTTTTCCCCCTGCACAGCTGGTTGCCCAACGCCTACAGCCAGGCGCCTACCGGTGCCGGCACCATGGTGGCGCCACTGATGACCAAGGTCACGGTCTACCTGATGGTGCGTGTGATCCTGTCCATGTACACACCAGCACTGGTCTTTACCCATGAATGGATCGCCCAGGGCGTGGTGTGGGCTTCAGCGCTTGCGATCATCTGCGGATCAGTACTCGCCTTGGGACAGAAAGACCTGCGGCGCATGTTGACCTACATTATCGTCGCCGAAGTCGGCTACATGGTCGGCGGCATATTCCTGGCTAATGCCAACGGCCTGACCGGCAGTATCCTGCATATTGTCAACGACGCCCTCATGACCCTCTGCCTCTTTCTGGTCGTCGCTGCGATCATTTACCGTCAGGGGAGCGTCTCACTGGTATCACTTCAGGGAGTTTTTCGCCGCATGCCGATCACCATGGCTGCTTTCACACTGGGTGCTTTTGCCATGATCGGCGTACCGCCGACCTGCGGTTTCTTTAGCAAATGGTATTTAATCCTTGGCGGGATCGATGGCGGCCACTGGGAATTCGTCATTGCCCTGGTTGCCAGCAGCCTGATTAACGCCATCCTTTTCTTTCGGATTATCGAGTTGGCCTACTTCGGCTCCCTGCAGGACGGCGACCATCATGAGCATTTGAGCACCGAACGGCACGAGGCTCCCTGGTGGATGCTCAGCCCACTGGTCCTGACAGCAGCCCTCCTGATTGTGGTCGGCCTGAGCACCGGGCCTTTAATTAACAACGTAATCCGATTGATGATACCGGTCGGCTTTTAA
- a CDS encoding cation:proton antiporter subunit C codes for MEMIVDEIVAKYNYWIYVVLMMIGFYAMIGKRNLMKKLIGMNIFQTSIILFFVSTGVKKGGGIPIVDKYQALAGNVDAASMVNPLPHVLMLTAIVVGVSVTGVALAVLQRIYREYGTLEEDEILEKLQR; via the coding sequence ATGGAGATGATAGTCGACGAAATCGTCGCCAAATATAACTACTGGATTTACGTCGTGCTGATGATGATCGGCTTTTACGCAATGATCGGCAAGCGCAACCTGATGAAAAAACTGATCGGAATGAATATTTTCCAGACCTCCATCATTCTTTTCTTCGTTTCAACCGGAGTTAAAAAGGGTGGTGGTATCCCGATCGTTGACAAATACCAGGCACTGGCGGGCAACGTGGACGCGGCGTCCATGGTCAATCCCCTGCCGCACGTATTGATGCTGACGGCAATCGTCGTCGGCGTAAGTGTTACCGGCGTGGCCCTGGCTGTACTGCAGCGCATCTATCGAGAGTACGGCACCCTCGAAGAGGATGAAATCCTGGAGAAGCTCCAGCGATGA
- a CDS encoding MnhB domain-containing protein produces the protein MRDIHEHTAGEDLIIKTSVRLMVPFIQVFGLYVIVHGHYSPGGGFQGGVILGASFILLALAFGMKTSQEYMTVSVNAVLNNLGPAIFIGVGVLCALFGGLFLDYSALDKLIPLGPVEWRSFGIFLIEVGVGVAVMSIMVLLYWNLSSGGAMDEGL, from the coding sequence ATGAGGGACATCCACGAACATACCGCTGGAGAAGACCTGATTATCAAGACTTCAGTGAGATTGATGGTCCCCTTCATCCAGGTGTTCGGCCTTTATGTCATCGTCCACGGTCACTACAGCCCGGGCGGCGGCTTCCAGGGGGGGGTCATTCTCGGCGCATCCTTTATTCTTCTGGCCCTGGCCTTTGGCATGAAGACTTCTCAGGAATACATGACGGTCAGTGTCAATGCGGTTTTGAACAATCTCGGCCCGGCCATTTTTATTGGCGTCGGAGTACTCTGTGCCCTCTTCGGAGGCCTCTTCCTTGATTACAGTGCCCTGGACAAGCTGATTCCTTTGGGCCCGGTTGAGTGGCGTTCTTTTGGTATCTTCCTGATTGAAGTCGGGGTCGGTGTAGCGGTTATGAGTATCATGGTTCTGCTCTACTGGAACCTCAGTTCCGGTGGTGCTATGGATGAGGGGCTCTAG
- a CDS encoding DUF4040 domain-containing protein, translated as MIWQLDLMILTLVVICALVAINIKDLLGASVVFGIYSFLMCLLWAEMGAVDVAFTEATVGAGVSTIFFIAAILRTTRRSRD; from the coding sequence ATGATCTGGCAACTTGATCTCATGATTCTGACCCTGGTGGTGATTTGTGCTCTGGTGGCAATCAACATCAAGGACCTGCTTGGCGCTTCAGTCGTGTTCGGTATCTATAGTTTTTTGATGTGCCTGTTATGGGCTGAAATGGGGGCTGTCGACGTGGCCTTTACTGAAGCCACTGTCGGCGCCGGCGTCAGCACTATCTTCTTTATCGCAGCTATCTTGAGAACCACCAGAAGGAGCCGAGATTGA
- the mnhG gene encoding monovalent cation/H(+) antiporter subunit G: protein MTVLSILTIILMLLGLFFFLAGTIGLLRLPDFYSRLHAAGKCDSLAAVLMISGLAIYNLEPFSVGALLVSAKLFLIAAFVFVTSPTATHAITEAALVLGVKPWKRTRGKRP from the coding sequence ATGACGGTCCTGTCGATCCTTACCATCATCCTGATGCTCTTAGGCCTCTTCTTCTTTCTTGCAGGAACCATTGGCCTTCTGCGTTTACCGGATTTCTACTCCCGCTTGCATGCTGCTGGTAAATGCGATTCTCTGGCTGCAGTACTAATGATTTCAGGACTGGCAATTTACAACCTTGAGCCCTTCTCTGTCGGCGCACTGCTGGTCAGTGCCAAGCTCTTTCTGATTGCCGCGTTTGTCTTTGTCACCAGCCCGACGGCAACCCATGCAATCACCGAAGCCGCTCTGGTTCTTGGCGTAAAGCCCTGGAAGAGGACGAGGGGAAAACGACCATGA
- a CDS encoding monovalent cation/H+ antiporter complex subunit F, whose product MHSFFLATGIAMVLLMALSLIRALVGPTILDRILGGNVIGTKTTVLLLVIGVLYDDLGMFIDIALAYALLNFIATLGATKFFLRRLGVFMEDSEGEESL is encoded by the coding sequence ATGCACTCCTTCTTTCTTGCCACCGGCATTGCCATGGTCCTGTTAATGGCTCTGAGTCTGATTCGCGCCCTGGTTGGTCCAACCATTCTTGACCGCATCCTCGGCGGCAATGTCATCGGCACAAAAACAACGGTACTGCTGCTGGTGATCGGTGTGCTCTACGACGACCTGGGGATGTTTATCGACATCGCCCTGGCCTATGCCCTGCTCAACTTCATCGCGACACTCGGTGCCACCAAATTCTTTCTGCGGCGACTCGGCGTGTTCATGGAAGACAGCGAAGGAGAGGAGAGCTTATGA
- a CDS encoding Na+/H+ antiporter subunit E: MKAKLATFIAMFTFWVVLSGMFDAFHLTLGVISCLLVAHFSHDLLFYGDDDQSWVRGLWGLITYVPWLFYQIILANLQIAYVVLHPRMFELIDPHVIRFKTKLKRPISKVTFAQSITLTPGTITVSIHDDEFSVYALTRNASEALPGEMETRIARALESDL; this comes from the coding sequence ATGAAAGCAAAACTTGCCACATTTATAGCGATGTTTACCTTCTGGGTCGTTCTGTCCGGAATGTTTGATGCCTTTCACCTGACCCTGGGTGTGATCAGCTGCCTGCTGGTTGCTCATTTCAGTCATGATCTACTTTTCTACGGTGACGATGATCAATCCTGGGTACGAGGTCTTTGGGGCTTAATCACCTATGTGCCCTGGCTTTTTTACCAGATCATTCTTGCCAACCTGCAGATAGCTTATGTGGTTCTGCACCCCCGCATGTTCGAGCTGATCGACCCACACGTCATTCGTTTCAAAACTAAACTCAAGCGACCGATATCCAAGGTCACCTTTGCCCAATCGATCACACTGACTCCGGGAACAATCACAGTCAGCATTCATGATGACGAGTTTTCCGTTTACGCCCTGACCCGCAACGCAAGTGAAGCCCTGCCCGGTGAGATGGAGACTCGAATCGCCCGTGCTCTGGAGTCCGACTTATGA
- a CDS encoding carbon-nitrogen family hydrolase: MKKKLKVAAIQFNITLGDVGGNLVKVEAALNRVARLGGQLAVLPEMWSSGYDYKRLARHALETPRVVEALCRISAEYKMVIVGSLPEEADGKIHNTAFVIDNGEVLDSYRKLHMFSTMGEDRFLSPGDRSLVVPTSVGRLGVAICYDLRFPELFRKMALEGAEIVCLPAEWPKPRQEHWRTLLRARAMENQLFLIATNCCGVQGKLDFFGMSLLLSARGEVLAEGGEIDTELIATFDAQEMIDYRAQIRCYHDRRPEIYGTLP; this comes from the coding sequence ATGAAAAAAAAACTGAAGGTAGCAGCTATTCAATTTAATATCACGCTTGGTGATGTAGGCGGGAACTTGGTAAAAGTTGAGGCAGCTCTCAACCGAGTTGCTAGATTGGGTGGGCAATTGGCAGTCCTTCCCGAGATGTGGAGTTCCGGCTACGACTATAAGCGGTTGGCCAGGCATGCGCTTGAAACGCCAAGAGTGGTTGAAGCCCTTTGTCGCATCTCTGCCGAGTATAAGATGGTGATTGTCGGCAGCTTGCCGGAAGAAGCTGATGGTAAAATCCACAATACCGCTTTCGTGATTGATAACGGAGAGGTCCTCGACAGTTATCGAAAGCTGCACATGTTTTCTACCATGGGTGAGGATCGCTTCCTTTCACCGGGAGATCGGTCTCTAGTGGTGCCGACTTCGGTGGGTCGCCTTGGCGTCGCGATCTGCTATGATCTGCGCTTTCCCGAGCTTTTCCGCAAGATGGCGCTTGAAGGTGCCGAGATTGTCTGCCTGCCGGCAGAGTGGCCCAAGCCTCGCCAGGAGCATTGGCGAACCTTGCTGCGGGCGCGTGCCATGGAGAATCAGCTGTTTCTGATCGCGACCAACTGTTGCGGCGTTCAGGGCAAGCTGGATTTTTTCGGTATGAGCCTGTTGCTGTCGGCCCGTGGGGAAGTGCTTGCCGAAGGCGGTGAGATCGACACTGAGCTGATCGCCACCTTTGATGCCCAGGAGATGATCGATTATCGTGCCCAGATCCGTTGTTACCATGACCGACGTCCGGAGATATACGGGACGCTTCCTTAA
- a CDS encoding MipA/OmpV family protein translates to MKLTKIFFCLMFALCIAAGPVLAATHTVGFGAGFAPEYEGSDDYQGVPMLMLTGKYDSGRSFHLLGTNLRVNVLASNKFQFGPILNYRMGRDDVDNKVVDRMKDIDDAMEAGAYVLANFDDVLLGVDFLMDISDEHDGMQVQGNVGYRWKASEALVVTPNVFLNYADDDFTDTYFGVNAKNEGTSGLDRYKAESGFKDVGTRIVVNYTPWEQWGIMGILSYSALLEDAKDSPIVDEGDDTQTFFGLMATYRWGK, encoded by the coding sequence ATGAAACTGACAAAGATCTTCTTCTGCTTAATGTTCGCTTTGTGCATTGCCGCTGGTCCGGTGCTTGCGGCCACACACACAGTAGGTTTCGGTGCGGGTTTTGCTCCAGAGTACGAAGGTTCAGATGATTACCAAGGCGTCCCCATGCTGATGTTGACGGGCAAGTATGATAGCGGCCGCTCTTTCCATCTGCTTGGCACCAACCTCAGGGTCAATGTCCTGGCCAGCAATAAATTCCAGTTTGGTCCGATTCTAAACTATCGCATGGGCCGTGATGACGTCGACAACAAGGTTGTCGATAGGATGAAAGACATTGATGACGCCATGGAAGCTGGCGCCTATGTTCTGGCGAACTTTGACGACGTGCTGCTTGGCGTGGACTTCCTGATGGATATTTCTGATGAACATGACGGCATGCAGGTACAGGGAAATGTAGGTTACAGGTGGAAGGCTTCCGAGGCTCTGGTTGTGACGCCAAATGTTTTCCTTAACTACGCCGATGACGACTTCACGGATACATACTTCGGAGTAAATGCTAAAAATGAGGGCACCAGCGGCCTGGACCGCTACAAAGCCGAGTCCGGCTTCAAGGATGTCGGGACCAGGATTGTCGTCAATTATACGCCCTGGGAGCAGTGGGGGATTATGGGCATTCTGTCCTACTCCGCCCTACTTGAAGACGCCAAAGACAGCCCGATTGTCGATGAAGGTGACGATACGCAGACCTTCTTCGGCCTGATGGCGACTTATCGCTGGGGCAAGTAG